From Cervus canadensis isolate Bull #8, Minnesota chromosome 28, ASM1932006v1, whole genome shotgun sequence, one genomic window encodes:
- the LOC122429268 gene encoding LOW QUALITY PROTEIN: endogenous retrovirus group K member 8 Env polyprotein-like (The sequence of the model RefSeq protein was modified relative to this genomic sequence to represent the inferred CDS: deleted 1 base in 1 codon; substituted 1 base at 1 genomic stop codon) yields the protein MPHDLQPRNPARATQQASTPTWGQIKSLCRQAQAIASLQGSSASPEGVFIAMLASLSCQVNATSSTSENTGHQKKYWAYFPDPPTFQVVTWKNNSIRVNTKQLHLLGGSYTSYNKDHYPINFNCTFRGLTDDLPLCFNFPRNFITPSKEGCVGASKKAILTDSPISKFSDKTGDQLVXILQARMPGALDPYKSLFLNAPPKYPNCIDVSPSDVIWKTIDNRLGYPVWKSCNYNSKIDYRIPGGRSYSVQAWGNPNPSQDSGSVPDYVNRFSNWKNDSLPWPLVASRWHYNQLVPPMLSYTTKGKTFWQPGIWRALAATSLVTLSQPENDSTYSVLASLPSPYVFLFTNNSKYLHIQTNYPGGPNIVYCEQCMLSSCLTSQYNICSFVVLRRPPYLMVPIAVSTFWYDNYGLAILQQLQDLMRSRRFVGLLILGISALITAITTVTVAAISLTQQVHTAQYINDMSKYVSLALATQEIIDRKLELKVDALEEVVMNIGTELQALKVKLALSCHADYRWICVTPLKVNDTDYNWEKIKNHISGVWNSSSISLQLGKLHGQIKTLEYSRLDFTATGAANDFFHTFSNFITGINILSTILSYVTVAALVLLLIIILPVLSELSSRTQKLATEIHLAVLKNKKGGDVGSQHMRSHP from the exons atgcctcatgacctgcaaccaagaAATCCTGCACGGGCCACTCAACAAGCCTCCACACCCACATGGGGGCAAATTAAGTCGCTGTGCCGTCAAGCACAGGCAATAGCTTCTCTGCAGGGATCTTCAGCCTCTCCTGAAGGGGTTTTTATAGCTATGCTTGCTTCACTTTCTTGCCAGGTAAATGCTACCTCTTCTACATCAGAA AATACTGGGCATCAAAAAAAATATTGGGCGTATTTCCCTGATCCCCCAACTTTCCAAGTAGTTACTTGGAAAAATAACTCTATACGGGTCAACACAAAGCAGCTTCATCTCTTGGGAGGATCCTATACTTCTTATAATAAAGATCACTATCCCATTAATTTTAACTGTACTTTTAGGGGATTAACAGATGACCTTCCCCTTTGCTTTAACTTCCCAAGAAATTTTATCACTCCCTCTAAGGAGGGGTGTGTCGGAGCCTCCAAGAAAGCAATTTTGACAGATTCTCCAATATCAAAATTTTCAGATAAAACAGGAGATCAGCTGGTTTGAATATTACAGGCCCGTATGCCCGGGGCCCTTGATCCCTATAAATCCTTGTTCCTTAATGCTCCACCAAAATATCCAAAttgtattgatgtttctccttcaGACGTCATATGGAAAACTATAGACAACCGCCTTGGATACCCGGTATGGAAATCTTgtaattataattcaaaaatcgATTATAGAATACCGGGAGGCAGAAGCTATTCGGTACAAGCCTGGGGCAATCCAAACCCAAGTCAGGATTCAGGATCTGTTCCTGACTATGTCAATAGGTTTAGCAATTGGAAAAATGATTCCCTCCCTTGGCCATTGGTGGCCAGCAGATGGCATTATAATCAACTTGTTCCCCCCATGTTGTCCTATACAACTAAGGGTAAAACTTTTTGGCAACCAGGAATTTGGAGAGCCCTTGCTGCCACCTCCCTTGTTACTCTATCTCAGCCAGAGAATGATTCCACCTATTCTGTGCTGGCTTCTTTACCCTCCCCTTACGTTTTTTTGTTCACTAATAACTCTAAATATCTTCATATACAGACGAACTATCCAGGTGGGCCAAATATAGTCTACTGTGAACAATGCATGCTCTCGTCCTGCCTAACCTCTCAATATAATATTTGTTCCTTTGTGGTGCTGCGACGCCCACCTTACCTTATGGTGCCCATCGCAGTGAGTACCTTTTGGTATGACAATTACGGTCTAGCCATTCTGCAACAACTCCAAGATTTAATGCGATCCCGACGGTTTGTAGGACTACTTATCTTAGGGATTTCAGCTCTTATAACCGCAATTACCACTGTCACTGTAGCAGCGATATCATTGACTCAACAGGTACATACTGCTCAATATATCAATGATATGTCAAAATATGTTTCTTTAGCTCTAGCTACACAAGAGATTATAGATAGGAAATTAGAATTAAAAGTAGACGCCCTAGAAGAAGTGGTCATGAATATTGGAACTGAATTACAGGCCTTAAAAGTAAAATTAGCATTATCCTGTCACGCCGACTATCGGTGGATTTGTGTAACACCCCTAAAAGTAAATGATACAGATTATAATTgggaaaagattaaaaatcacatttcagGTGTATGGAATAGCTCCAGCATTAGTTTACAACTTGGAAAGCTTCACGGTCAGATAAAAACCTTAGAATATTCCCGTCTGGACTTTACTGCTACAGGGGCtgctaatgatttttttcataccttttctaaCTTTATTACTGGAATCAATATTCTATCAACTATCCTCAGTTATGTTACTGTGGCAGCCCTAGTCCTACTTCTCATTATAATCCTTCCTgtattgtcagaactctccagcagAACTCAGAAGCTCGCGACTGAGATCCATCTggctgtcttaaaaaataaaaaagggggagaTGTCGGGAGCcagcacatgagatcccacccatga